Below is a genomic region from Persicimonas caeni.
CGCAAGCTGCTGCAGGTAGCGACGCGCGAGGCGGAGGGGCCGCCTCAACAAGCAAGGGGCTTCACTTCTCGACCCGTTTCGCCATATCCACCGCCAGCTCGATCGCGTAGCGCATCGACCCTGCGTCGGCCACGCCCCATCCGGCGATGTCGTAGGCGGTGCCGTGGTCGACCGAGGTGCGCACCACGGGCAGGCCCAGCGTGATATTGGCCGACTCGCCGAAGTGCATGAGCTTCAGTGGGATGAGGCCCTGGTCGTGGTAGATGCACACCACTGCGTCGAAGGGCTGGCGCCCGCCGCGGTAGCGCGCGAAGAGGGTGTCGGCCGAGTAGGGCCCGGAGAGCTCGACGCTGTCGGAGAGCTCGTCGGCCAGCTTGTTGACCACCGGCCGGATGATCTCGCCTTCCTCCACGCCCATCACGCCCATCTCACCGGCGTGCGGGTTGAGCCCGCACACCGCGATATTGGGTTGCTTGACCCCGAAGAGCCGTTCGAGATCGGCGGCGGTGGTGCGAATGACTGCCTCCAAGCGGGGCGGCCTGAGCTGCTCGCTCACCCGCGAGATGGGCACGTGCGTGGTCACCAGCGCCACGCGCAGGCGCGGGCCGGCCAGCATCATGACGTGCTCGGGGGCGTCGAAGGCCTCGGCCAGAATCTCGGTGTGGCCCACCGGAGGCATGTCGATGGTGCGGAAGAGCTCTTTGGTCCACGGGGCGGTGACGATCGCGCCGATCTCACCCTCCTGGGCGGCGGTGACCACGCTGTGGAACGCAGCCAGTTGCAGCTGCGCCGAGCGCGCGTCGCGTTCGCCGAAGGGGATATGGGCGGCGTCGAGGTTGGGCAGGACGTCGATCACGCCGATGGCGCCCGGCTCGACGGTGTCGTCGGGGCCGTGCAGTGTGTCGAATTTGCTGATGAGCGGGGTGTAGCCGGTGACCGCCTTGACCAGCAGGCGGTCGGTGCGCTCGAGCACCTGACGGCTGCCGAAGACGACCGGCTCGATCCCGTCGGCCAGCGGCTCTTGGAGCGCCTTGAGGATGACCTCGGGGCCGATGCCTGCCGGATCACCGATTGTGATGCCGATCTTCATGGGGCCTCGTCAGTGGGCTCGCGCTAGTATCGGACCTGGACAAGCGAGCGCGCCCGCAGGTTCTGGAGGTAGGCTTGCAGCTGGCGCTCGACGGCCTTTTGTTGCAGCTCGGCGCGAAGCTGGGCTTTGCGCTCCTCGGCGGCGCCGTCTTCGCGGTACTCGACGTCTTCGACCTTGATGACGTGGAAGCCAAACTGGGTGCGCACGACGTCGGACAGCTCGCCCTTGTCGAGCGCGAAGGCCGCCTTCTCGAAGTCGGGGTCGAGGTCGCCCTGCGAGAAGGTGCCCAGGTACCCTCCCTGTTCGGCCGACGGGCCCTGGCTGTACTTTTTGGCGGCTTCGCCGAAGTCGGTGCCGTTTTGGACGGCCTTCTGGGCCTCGATGGCCTGCTTGCGCGCCTTCTCGAGGGCCTGGGCGGAGTCGTTCTCGGGGCGCACCAGGATGTGGCGCACCTCGATATACTTGGACTGGGCGCCCGAGTTGCCGAAGCGCTTTTTGTAGAGCGCGTCGACCTCTTCGTCGGAGACCGACACCTGGCTGCCGACCTTGACCTTGACCAGGCGCAGCTTGAGCAGGTTCTGGCGGATCATCTCGCGGTAGGCGTCGTAGGACATGCCGTACTGGCTGATCATCTGGCGGAACTGCTCTTCGCTCATCTGCTGTTGCTGGCGCGTGTAGGCCAGCCACTGGTCGACCTGCTCGTCGGAGACGCTCAAGTCGAGCTTGTCGGCCTCCTGCAACAAGAGCTTACGCTCGACGAGATCGTCGAGGACCTTGTCGTAGATCTGCTCTCGCTGCTGGGGATTTTCGAGCGCGCTCGGATCGATGCCGTTCTGGAGCATGAACGGCGTGGCGGCCTGCTTGAGCTCGTAGAACGTGACGATGTCGTTGTTGATGCGCGCCACGATGCGGTCGATGATCTCGGCGTCGGCCGTCGCCGGCGTGGCCACGGTCGCGAGGCCACCGGCGCTCAGGCAGGCGGCGATCAACAGGATGCGGGTCAACGTTTTCATGGTGTCGGTTTCGTCTCGTCAGGAACCGTATCGCTTCGCAGATTCTTCGGCGTCTCAAACGCCTCTTCGGTGCGTAGCGGGATATCTTCTGCGCGTCGAGTGCCCAGCTTCTCCGGCGCTTCGACGCCCTCGGCCACCTTCGGGTGGCGCTCGATCGTTGCTTTTTGTCGAAGCTCGGCGACGTAGTCGTCGACGAGCTGTTGCTTTCGTTTCTCGTACAGCTTGTTTCGAATCTCCCCCGACGCCTCCGCCAGCGGCGTGACGTGCTCGTCGCGTTCATCGAAGAAGGTAGCCAGCGCCCAGCCACCGTCGACCGCAAAGACCGGCGTCACCTGCCCCTGCTGGGCGAGTGCCCAGGCTTGCTCGGCGACGGCCGGGCGCTGCGTCTCGGTGTCCGGAGCCCCGACGAACCCGATATCGCCGCCCTCGCGGGCGACCGCGCGGTCGGTCGAGTAGCGCGCCGCCGCCTTGCGAAATTCGATGATCGGCTCTTCGGCGGTGGCCATCTGCTCGAGGATGCGACCGCGCGCCTTCTCGGCGTTGTCGCGCGTGTCGAACTCGATGAGCGCCACGCGGCGCGCCTTCGGCGTGTGGAAATCGTCGCGGTGCGCCTCGTAATACTGCTCGACGGCCGCCTCGTCGATGTCCTCCATCGACAACCGCTCGTGGATGACCTCGCTCAGCAGGCGCTCGGCGAGTGTGTCCTTCATGGCCGAGAGGACCGCGGCGCGCGTGCCCAGGCCCTCTTCCTCGGCCACGTCGGCCATCACCTCGAATTGGGCGATGCTGTCGAGGTACTCCTTCTTCTTCTCGATCGTCGCAAACCGCGCCCGCGCAAACTCGGGGAGCGCCTGCAAGCGCCGGTTGAACTCGCCGAGCGTGATCTCCTCGCCGTCAACGACGACGACCGGCTCCTTTTCGATCTCGGCAGTCGCCTTCGGCTGCTCGCTGCGGTCGATCTCGCCGCGAAGTTGCGCCTCCGAGGGCTTCTCGGGCGCGCAACCCGCCGAGGCGATGAGGGCCAGCGTGGTGACTGCCAGGTATGTGCGAAACCGCGATTTCATAAGCTGAGGCGTCTACTTCGACGGGCGGGGTCTGCCCCGTCCCGTTCCACCAACAGTGCTCGGGGGGCAATTGATTCCAAGCTATGGTCTAGCACCGATCGGCCGATCTGTGAAATGAAGGCAGGCTATTTGCGGCGAGGGCAAACGACGCCCCCGACAAACGACGAGTCGAGGGTCGACTCATCAACCACACGAGTTGCGAGGGATCGACCCTCAAATTGTCGTTTGCGCCGTCGTGCAGGCGCCTCTAATAGCGAGCGCCAAAACCCCGCAAGGCCACGGTTTATACGCCTCGTCGGGGAACCCGCCTCGTCGGGGAACCTGGTTCCCTGACGCCCGGGTTCCCTGACGCCCGGGGCGAGCGATATTACTTCGAGCCAGACCATCTTGGTCTGGGCAAGCGAGTGAAGCGAGCGCGCGCCGCGCCTTCTGCGGCGCCTCGGTAGCCCCGGGCGACGCGAAGCGAGTCCGGGGGAGGGCGCGCGAATCATCGAGGCGTGGGTGTCGGACGAGTTGCGACGTCTTGGGTTGTCCTATAGTTGCGTTTGGGGTGGTTGTGGCTCACCCGGGACTCCCTTCGCTACGCTACGGTCGCCCCGGGCTACCGAGGCCTCAGCAAACGACGCTTCGGCGCGGCTCCCGAGGGTCGCCTTAGGCTCGCAAACCCGAGGGGCGCCTTAGGCTCGCAAACCCGCACCAAATGGGCTTCGTCGGGGAACCTGGTTCCCTTACGCTGCGGGGCGCCTCAGGCGCACGAATGGGGTGTTGGCGACAACGGGAATCTACAGCCAACACGTGACATCGATTTCAGTGACCACGGATTTCCAGAAGGTCATCCCGTTCCTCATCAGCATAAGCTGACACCGAATAATCCCGAACTGGCACCGAAAGGCGGGATGAAGCGTGGAGAGCCCGAGCCTTTTGAGATGGACGAGTGACTGCAATTATCCGAGCGAGAAAGAGATGCAGACTTCACACCTACTAGCTAGTGCGCCGGCCGGATGAGTCCGCACAGGGCTTCCCGCTGTCGAGGATGGCAGATGCGTTGATTGAACTTGACTATCTGTCAACGAGTGACCAAGTGGAGCTCAGGCGGGTCTGGGGGGTTGGCGATACCGTATGTGAGTGGGAAGAAGCAACGGAAAGGTGCCCTTTATCCCTGCCGTTTTGGGAAGTCTTGGAAGTTATTCGTGACGAAAGCCAATGGTTTTATGACTTAGACGTCAGTCTTGCGTCTCGTCACTTCCGGTTCGGTGTTTTTGATTCTTCTTTTGTATATATCGAAGGCCCAGATCGCATGGTTCAGTCGCTGACCAGGTTCTTTCCCGGAGAGGAAAGCTTCAGTGGCGCGCTGCCGTTTTGAACAGTAATAGGTTTTATGCGTCCCAACCGGTACCGAGTGGATTGGAGACACCCTTGAAGTTGTTCGTCCGTAAGTGTTTTTGCTGCCTTTTTCTCGCCGTCTTCACAACCGCTTGCGGCGATGGCACTCCCAACCAAACCTCCGACGCCGGCGCATCCGTCGACGTCGACGCCGTCGACGTCGAGCATGACGCAAACGACGTCGGCGACGCCGGCCACGCAGACGCCGACACAGAACCCGGCCCCGTCTTCGGCGAAACCGTGAGCGCGGGCACCTACCACTCCTGCGCCATTCTAAACGACGGAGAGCTTCGCTGCTTCGGGTTGGGTGACGTGTGGGGCACCCACGAAGGTCTGTGGGACCTCGACCAGTCGGTCGAGCCCGACGGGGAGTTTGTGCAGGTGAGCAGCGGGACGCTGCATTCGTGCGGCATCAAAGCCGATGGCGCGGTCGAGTGTTGGGGGCATGGGCGCCTGCCGGGTCGCGCGGAGGCGCCGTCGGACTACGACTTCGACCAGGCGGTGCCGCCCGAGGGGACCTTCCTCGCCGTCGACGCCGGGCCCTACGCGACGTGCGGGGTTCGCGACGACCGCACCGTCAAGTGTTGGGGCTGGATGAGCGGGCCGGAGGACCTCGTCGACGGCGAGGCGCGGCAGGTAAGCGTGGGCTACGGCCACATGTGCGCAGTCATGAACAGCGGCGAAGTCGAGTGCGTCGGGTACGGCTCCGATGCCGAGGCTTCCGATGGGCAATACCACTTCGGCCAGGCGGCGCCGCCGGCCGGGGAGTTTGTGCAGGTCAGCGCCGGCCACTTTCACAGCTGCGGCGTAAGGCGTGACGGGACGGTGAGTTGTTGGGGGCTTGGGAGCGACGCGGAGGTTCGCGAACACGATTTCGATCACGATCAGGCGGTCGCGCCCGAAGGACGCTTTCGGTGGGTCGCGGCCGGGCGGGCGCACTCGTGCGGCGTGCGCGAGGATGGCGACGTCGAGTGTTGGGGCTTTGGCGCCGAGCCCGGCCCCGCGGACCTGCGCGACAGGGGGCACGCCGACGCTCGGCAGGGGCCGTTCGTGGAGGTCTCCACTTGGAACTGGCATACATGTGGGCGGCGCGAGAGCGGCGAGGTCGAGTGTTGGGGCAACAACGGCCTCGGGCAGGCAGATCCCGATAGCGAGTACGGCGCCGACGGCTGCGAGCGGGTCGACCACGGCGACTACGGCATCTATGGGTGCAGTCCCCTGTGCCAGACCGGCTGTGGCGAAGGCCAGGCGTGCATCCTGACGTGGACGCACGACGTTGGCTACCTGACGAGGTGTACGTCACCCGGGATCAACGCTCCGGGCGAGATGTGCAGTCCCTCGGCTGGTCTCTGCGAAGCCGGGTCGGGGTGTATCACCGACGGGGGGCTCGAGGGGACGTGCCGTGCGTTTTGTCGCAATGACGGTGATGCCGAGCCGCAGTGTCCGTCTGGTTATCGTTGCACGGGCTCGGTGTCGATTGGGACGTGTCGGCCGAGGTGACGGGGAACGTGCTGTTTTGTCACACCACTAGAAGCGCTGCCTCCAAACGACATCCCTGTTCGCAGCGACATCACACCCCGGCGCGATACGTCAGCAGCTTCTCGACGAACGCGCGGGTCGTCTCCAGCGGGCGGGCCGACTCGTCGGGCTTGAGCGAGTAGATGAGCTTCATCTCGTCGGTGATGCGCAGGCGGCCGCGGGTCTCGTGGATGAAGTCGACGACCTTCTCGGGCGCCAGCGTGGTCGACTCGTCGAGCTCGACGCTGATGGCGCTGGGGCCGGTGTCGAGGCGGCGGGCGCGAAGCTGGCGGCAGGCGGCCTTGACCGCGATGATGTCGCGCAGGTTGCGCACCGGCTCGGGCGGCTGGCCGAAGCGGTCGGCGAGCTCTTCGTAGATGTCGAACAGCTCGTCGCGGTCGCGGGCGAGTGAGAAGCGCTTGTAGAACATGAGCCTGAGCGAGGTCGCGTCGATATAGTCCGACGGGATATACGACTCGACGGGCACGTTGACCTCCGGCTCGATATCCTCCTGGACGTCGTCGCCGCGAAGGTCGTTGATCGTCTCCTCCAACAACTCCGTGTACAGATCCAAACCGACGGCCTGGACGTGGCCAGACTGGTCGTCGCCGAGCAGGCTGCCTGCGCCGCGAATCTCGAGGTCGTAGGTGGCGACCTGGAAGCCGCTGCCGAGTTCGGTGTGCGTCTGGATGACCTCCAGGCGCGCCTGGGCGTCCTTGGGCAGCGTGCGCGTGGGTGGAATCAGCAGGTAGGCGTAGGCGCGCTCGGTGCCGCGGCCGACGCGGCCGCGAAGCTGGTAGAGCTGGCTCAGGCCGAACAGGTCGGCGCGGTTGACGATGATCGTGTTCGCGTTGGGGATATCGAGCCCACTTTCGATGATCGCCGAGCAGACGAGCACGTTCACGTCGCCCTCGATATACGAGAGCATGACGTCCTCGAGCTTCTTCTCGGACATCTGGCCGTGGCCCACCGCAATCCTCGCCTCGGGGACGAGCTCGCCGATGTGGGCGGCCATCTCGTCGATGGTCTTGACGCGGTTGTGCACGAAGAAGACCTGCCCGCCGCGCGAGATCTCGCGCATGACCGCCTCGCGGATGACGCTGTCGCTGAATTTGGCGACGTGGGTCCTGACCGCCAGGCGGTTGTGCGGGGGCGTGGCGATGATCGACAGGTCGCGGATGCCCAGAAGGCTCATCTGCAGTGTGCGCGGGATCGGCGTGGCTGTGAGCGTGAGCACGTCGATGTTGTTGCGCATCTTCTTGATCTTGTCTTTGTGCTTGACCCCGAAGCGCTGCTCCTCGTCGACCACGAGCAGGCCCAGGTTCCGGAACTTGATGTCTTGCGACAAGATCCGGTGGGTGCCGATGAGGATGTCGACCTTGCCCTCTTCGGTGGCCGCGATGATTTCCTTGGCCTCCTTGGAGGTGCGAAAGCGGCTCAGCGCCTCGACGCGCACGCCGAACTCCTCGCAGCGCTCGCGGAAGTTCAGGCGGTGCTGCTCGCACAAAATCGTGGTGGGTACGAGCACGGCGACCTGCTTGCCGTCCATCGCTGCCTTCATCGCCCCGCGGATGGCGACCTCGGTCTTGCCGAAGCCGACGTCGCCGCAGACCAGCCGGTCCATGGGCCGCTTGGAGACCATGTCGGAGAGGGTCTCCTCGATGGCGCGGGCCTGGTCGGGGGTCTCCTCGAAGGGGAAGGCGGCTTCGAACTCGCGGTAGAAGTCGTCGGGCGGGCTGAAGCTGTGGCCCTTGGCCATCTCGCGCTGGGCGTACAACTTGAGCAGGTCGCCGGCGATCGCCTTGATCTGATCTTTGACGCGCTCTTTGGTCTTGTCCCAGCTCGTGCCGCCGAGCTTGTCGAGGCGGATACTATCGACCGCCTTGCCGATATATTTCTGGACGCGCGCCAGCCGGTGGACCGGGATGTAGAGCTTGTCGCCGTCGTCGTACTCGATGTTGAGGAAGTCGTTGCCAATCCCCTCGACCTCGAGGTGGATGAGGCCGTGGTACTTACCGATACCGAAGTCGACGTGGACGACGTGGTCGCCGGGGGTCAGGTCGCGGAAGTGCGAGATCTCGGCGTGTTCGGTGACCGACTTCTTCGAGTGGGTGGCCACGCGTTGGCCGAAGACCTCTTCGCCCGACACCAGGCACAGGCCGAGGTGCTCGGAGCGAAACCCGCCCGACAGGTCGGCCTTGTAGACCTCGATGAGGCCGGCCGGCGGCGGCACCGGCTCGGTGACGTCGATGGGCGGCTCCAGGTCGAGGGCGTCTTCGCCGTAGGTCTTGAGCAGCGAGACGAGCCGGTCGACCTGGCCGGCGGTGCGGCAGGCAAAGCAGATACGCCCGTAGCGACCCTTCCACTGGCCGATATGCTCGACGAGCTTTTTGACGGTCTGCTCGACGCCGCGCTTTTCTTTGCGCAGGCGCACCACGTCGGTGTTCGGGCGGGCGCGAAACTCGAAGGAGTCGTCGTCTTTGGGCAGCCGGAAGGCGAGTTCGCTTTCGACCGGCTGCATCGCCACGCGGCGGATCTCGAGGCGCGTCGAGCGCTTGCGCACCCAGCTGACCATCGAGTTGGCCTGGCGAAAGTAGTCGTGCAGGTCGAAGACGAGTTCGCCCTTTTCGAGGGCGAGTTTGCGCTCTTCGCGCCGGTTTTCGACCAGGCGCTGGGCCTCGTCGAGGAGCGTGTCGGGGTCGACGACGACTACGATGGCGTCGTCGGGCACGTAGTCGAACAGGTCGGCGCACTCGTCGTGCAAGGCGGGCAACAGCGCGTCGATGCCGATGAAGTGCAGGCCGGCCTGCAGGTCGGCGACGACCTCGCGGATCTCACGGCTGGGGAACTGCAGGTCGTTGCCCAGGTCGCGAAGCTTGCGTCGGGCCTGTTCGACCGACGTCTCGTCCAAGATCTCCTGGCGCACCGGAAAGATCTGGCAGTCGAGGCGCTCGTCGACGGTGCGTTGGGTCTCGGCGTTGAACGTGCGGATCTCGGAGATCTCGTCGCCCCAGCGCTCGATGCGCAAGGGGTGGGCCTCCGAAGGGACGTACACGTCGACGATGTCGCCGCGAATGGCGTAGGTGCCCGGATCTTCGACCACCGGCACTTCGGTGTAGCCGCAGTCGGTCAGGTAGACGCGAAGCTCCTCGTTGGCGATCTCGTCGCCCAGCTCGAGGGTGCGCGACATGCGCCCGAGCGAACTTACCGGGATCGTCTTTCGCATCGCCGCCCCAATCGGGGCGACGGTGTAGCGCGGCGGGCGCTCGCCGGTGAGTTTGTGCAGCGTGCTGAGCCGGCGCATCATCAACTTGCGCTCCGGCGAGGCGTTGTGGAACGGGCCGACGTCGAACTCGGGGTAGTGGGCCACCTCGTCGGTAAACGGCGCGTCCTCCTCGATGATCCCGGAGGCGAACAGCTCGAGGTCGGTCGCCACCCGGCGCGCGTCGGCCGGCGCCGGGGTGAGCACCACCAGGGGGCGCTCGAGGCGACGGCTCAGGTCGGCCAACATGCACGCCTTGAGCGAGCCGGTCGCCCCGATGACCTGCAGGTGCGAGTGTCCCGCCTCGATGCGACCGACGAGCTCGGCGATCGGGTAGCGGCTCTCGAAATGCGCCTCGGCGCTCGCGGGAAGCGTTTGTTGTTCGTCGTTCATGAGGAGGGATCGAGTGATCGAGGGACCGAATGATCGAGGTAACTACAACTGCGTCACGGCAACTGCCCAACTACGACGCTGTCAGGGGAGATCTGGACGATTTGGGCAGAAGTGTCAATTGGCAGCCTCATACGAAGGCGTGGGCGCGGCCCAAAATTTCCCGGCGGCGCGAAGCTTGCAGGCTTTCTGGGGCAGAGTAGAAGAGGAGTAGGCAGGCCCAGTGGTGTTGTGGGGACGTCGTTGTTGATCCTGCAAACCGTGTAGGGTATCTTGGCCATGGACACGATCCAACTTAGACAAGGCGAATCGCCCGGAGCTTCGGCGCCGGGAGAAGCCGGCTCGACTATGAAAGAGACCAACAAGCTACAGCGAGTTCGCCAGACAGTGGTCGATGCACTCGACAGCTTCCACCGGGACGACTCCGGTGTGGCGATGACCGAGTACATCATCGTCTTTACGCTGATCAGTTTCGGGGCGACCATCGCCCTGATCGGCACCGCCGCCTATATCAAGGCCTACCGTGACTTCATGGTCTGGTGGC
It encodes:
- the pdxA gene encoding 4-hydroxythreonine-4-phosphate dehydrogenase PdxA, which codes for MKIGITIGDPAGIGPEVILKALQEPLADGIEPVVFGSRQVLERTDRLLVKAVTGYTPLISKFDTLHGPDDTVEPGAIGVIDVLPNLDAAHIPFGERDARSAQLQLAAFHSVVTAAQEGEIGAIVTAPWTKELFRTIDMPPVGHTEILAEAFDAPEHVMMLAGPRLRVALVTTHVPISRVSEQLRPPRLEAVIRTTAADLERLFGVKQPNIAVCGLNPHAGEMGVMGVEEGEIIRPVVNKLADELSDSVELSGPYSADTLFARYRGGRQPFDAVVCIYHDQGLIPLKLMHFGESANITLGLPVVRTSVDHGTAYDIAGWGVADAGSMRYAIELAVDMAKRVEK
- a CDS encoding peptidylprolyl isomerase; this translates as MKTLTRILLIAACLSAGGLATVATPATADAEIIDRIVARINNDIVTFYELKQAATPFMLQNGIDPSALENPQQREQIYDKVLDDLVERKLLLQEADKLDLSVSDEQVDQWLAYTRQQQQMSEEQFRQMISQYGMSYDAYREMIRQNLLKLRLVKVKVGSQVSVSDEEVDALYKKRFGNSGAQSKYIEVRHILVRPENDSAQALEKARKQAIEAQKAVQNGTDFGEAAKKYSQGPSAEQGGYLGTFSQGDLDPDFEKAAFALDKGELSDVVRTQFGFHVIKVEDVEYREDGAAEERKAQLRAELQQKAVERQLQAYLQNLRARSLVQVRY
- a CDS encoding peptidylprolyl isomerase, which codes for MKSRFRTYLAVTTLALIASAGCAPEKPSEAQLRGEIDRSEQPKATAEIEKEPVVVVDGEEITLGEFNRRLQALPEFARARFATIEKKKEYLDSIAQFEVMADVAEEEGLGTRAAVLSAMKDTLAERLLSEVIHERLSMEDIDEAAVEQYYEAHRDDFHTPKARRVALIEFDTRDNAEKARGRILEQMATAEEPIIEFRKAAARYSTDRAVAREGGDIGFVGAPDTETQRPAVAEQAWALAQQGQVTPVFAVDGGWALATFFDERDEHVTPLAEASGEIRNKLYEKRKQQLVDDYVAELRQKATIERHPKVAEGVEAPEKLGTRRAEDIPLRTEEAFETPKNLRSDTVPDETKPTP
- a CDS encoding RCC1 domain-containing protein, with the protein product MKLFVRKCFCCLFLAVFTTACGDGTPNQTSDAGASVDVDAVDVEHDANDVGDAGHADADTEPGPVFGETVSAGTYHSCAILNDGELRCFGLGDVWGTHEGLWDLDQSVEPDGEFVQVSSGTLHSCGIKADGAVECWGHGRLPGRAEAPSDYDFDQAVPPEGTFLAVDAGPYATCGVRDDRTVKCWGWMSGPEDLVDGEARQVSVGYGHMCAVMNSGEVECVGYGSDAEASDGQYHFGQAAPPAGEFVQVSAGHFHSCGVRRDGTVSCWGLGSDAEVREHDFDHDQAVAPEGRFRWVAAGRAHSCGVREDGDVECWGFGAEPGPADLRDRGHADARQGPFVEVSTWNWHTCGRRESGEVECWGNNGLGQADPDSEYGADGCERVDHGDYGIYGCSPLCQTGCGEGQACILTWTHDVGYLTRCTSPGINAPGEMCSPSAGLCEAGSGCITDGGLEGTCRAFCRNDGDAEPQCPSGYRCTGSVSIGTCRPR
- the mfd gene encoding transcription-repair coupling factor; translated protein: MNDEQQTLPASAEAHFESRYPIAELVGRIEAGHSHLQVIGATGSLKACMLADLSRRLERPLVVLTPAPADARRVATDLELFASGIIEEDAPFTDEVAHYPEFDVGPFHNASPERKLMMRRLSTLHKLTGERPPRYTVAPIGAAMRKTIPVSSLGRMSRTLELGDEIANEELRVYLTDCGYTEVPVVEDPGTYAIRGDIVDVYVPSEAHPLRIERWGDEISEIRTFNAETQRTVDERLDCQIFPVRQEILDETSVEQARRKLRDLGNDLQFPSREIREVVADLQAGLHFIGIDALLPALHDECADLFDYVPDDAIVVVVDPDTLLDEAQRLVENRREERKLALEKGELVFDLHDYFRQANSMVSWVRKRSTRLEIRRVAMQPVESELAFRLPKDDDSFEFRARPNTDVVRLRKEKRGVEQTVKKLVEHIGQWKGRYGRICFACRTAGQVDRLVSLLKTYGEDALDLEPPIDVTEPVPPPAGLIEVYKADLSGGFRSEHLGLCLVSGEEVFGQRVATHSKKSVTEHAEISHFRDLTPGDHVVHVDFGIGKYHGLIHLEVEGIGNDFLNIEYDDGDKLYIPVHRLARVQKYIGKAVDSIRLDKLGGTSWDKTKERVKDQIKAIAGDLLKLYAQREMAKGHSFSPPDDFYREFEAAFPFEETPDQARAIEETLSDMVSKRPMDRLVCGDVGFGKTEVAIRGAMKAAMDGKQVAVLVPTTILCEQHRLNFRERCEEFGVRVEALSRFRTSKEAKEIIAATEEGKVDILIGTHRILSQDIKFRNLGLLVVDEEQRFGVKHKDKIKKMRNNIDVLTLTATPIPRTLQMSLLGIRDLSIIATPPHNRLAVRTHVAKFSDSVIREAVMREISRGGQVFFVHNRVKTIDEMAAHIGELVPEARIAVGHGQMSEKKLEDVMLSYIEGDVNVLVCSAIIESGLDIPNANTIIVNRADLFGLSQLYQLRGRVGRGTERAYAYLLIPPTRTLPKDAQARLEVIQTHTELGSGFQVATYDLEIRGAGSLLGDDQSGHVQAVGLDLYTELLEETINDLRGDDVQEDIEPEVNVPVESYIPSDYIDATSLRLMFYKRFSLARDRDELFDIYEELADRFGQPPEPVRNLRDIIAVKAACRQLRARRLDTGPSAISVELDESTTLAPEKVVDFIHETRGRLRITDEMKLIYSLKPDESARPLETTRAFVEKLLTYRAGV